A stretch of Desulfovibrio desulfuricans DSM 642 DNA encodes these proteins:
- a CDS encoding NAD-dependent epimerase/dehydratase family protein, with protein sequence MTESAIYTRHLAGKKVLLTGGTGFVGRHLLPQLLEAGAQVTCLTRAASRTGHLPAGVETVQADLSTGLGLAEALHGKDVVIHMAALLFGLGWQDYLRANALAARSMANAITSLAREGNLAADFRFVLVSSLAATGPCGTAPGVDDATPPAPVSAYGWSKMLTEQVLGRALGQSLVTLRPPIIYGSGDKGLLPVFQGVMRAHVAVSPGAGREFPVSAVHADDMAQAVLCACRAEASGVYHLSDGEAYTMSGFCRVMGAAVDKALGRAPRNVRVVRIPLPVMACTAGLSTAFAVAADAVSRRLLGRGLRRAPAWNLDKYREARQAGWLCDNSRICRELGFAPRVSLEAGMTEAVDGYRREGWL encoded by the coding sequence ATGACTGAAAGCGCCATATATACTCGGCACTTGGCGGGTAAAAAAGTGCTGCTTACGGGCGGCACTGGTTTTGTGGGACGACATCTGCTGCCGCAACTGCTGGAAGCCGGAGCGCAGGTCACCTGCCTCACGCGGGCTGCCTCGCGCACCGGGCATCTGCCAGCGGGTGTGGAAACAGTCCAGGCCGATCTGAGCACGGGCCTGGGGCTTGCAGAAGCCCTGCACGGCAAGGATGTGGTCATCCACATGGCGGCCCTGCTTTTTGGCCTTGGCTGGCAGGATTATCTGCGGGCCAATGCCCTTGCCGCCCGCAGCATGGCCAACGCCATTACAAGCCTTGCCCGCGAGGGAAACCTTGCGGCGGACTTTCGCTTTGTGCTGGTTTCAAGCCTCGCGGCAACCGGCCCCTGCGGCACTGCCCCCGGTGTGGACGATGCCACGCCGCCTGCGCCGGTTTCCGCATATGGCTGGTCAAAAATGCTTACCGAGCAGGTGCTTGGGCGCGCCCTTGGGCAAAGTCTTGTAACCCTGCGCCCCCCCATCATCTATGGCTCGGGCGACAAAGGCCTGCTGCCGGTATTTCAGGGGGTTATGCGTGCCCATGTGGCTGTGAGCCCCGGCGCTGGACGCGAGTTCCCGGTCAGCGCCGTACATGCGGACGACATGGCCCAGGCCGTGCTGTGCGCATGCAGGGCCGAAGCCAGCGGCGTTTATCATCTCAGTGACGGCGAGGCCTATACCATGTCCGGCTTTTGCCGGGTCATGGGCGCAGCGGTGGACAAGGCCCTTGGCCGCGCGCCCCGCAATGTGCGCGTAGTGCGCATACCTTTGCCCGTCATGGCTTGTACTGCCGGGCTGTCCACGGCCTTTGCCGTGGCTGCCGATGCCGTGTCCCGCCGCCTTTTGGGGCGTGGGCTGCGGCGCGCCCCGGCTTGGAATCTGGACAAATACCGTGAAGCCCGTCAGGCCGGGTGGCTGTGCGACAACAGCCGCATCTGCCGCGAACTGGGCTTTGCGCCGCGCGTGAGCCTTGAGGCAGGCATGACCGAAGCCGTCGACGGCTACCGCCGCGAGGGCTGGTTGTGA
- a CDS encoding ATP-binding cassette domain-containing protein: MKITIQELSKAFGGRDILSNFSLEVDPGVRLCVCGPNGTGKSTLLRLLAGVESPDGGRVILPRGCRLGFVEQELSEESLETPLLAYVLDVLHDWSDFWAEWEEAAASKDESRLTSLMHRQSELEALYGYNPEHRAKAVLSGLGFAENKWNRTLRELSGGWRERAKLARVLTAGADVLLLDEPTNHLDVEAVEWLESFLMDFSGALVFVAHDRVFMDNVGTHVLYLGLSKPVFRKATYTQFLTLQDEYNAQREREARALKDDLDRKMAFVERFRAKATKARQAGSRMKMAKKLEKELEDYRPEPKRKELNFSWPEAPHSEKIVLSAADLEFHFGDGKTMWPPLTLTLFRGQRVALVGHNGCGKSTLLKLLAGTLERCGGNVVTASQMRMGYYTQHQMDTLRGDTTVLGEIRRLSDPRTTEEELMSVLGLFMLGQDYFERQVSALSGGEKSRLVLATLFLKRCNFLLLDEPTNHLDLESREALVSALQKFNGTLLMVAHDRWLLSQVGAEAWELNENGLTVFPDFASYDENRRARQNGLGESPQSAANASGNSARQPDAPAALPLSRDEQKRIKREQADRRNALHKELKPLQSRYEALETELASVLDQQALVEGQLADPDVYADHARSSDLLKTFESCKQRSEAIFEEMTTLEEGMTAVREKWNVEQD; encoded by the coding sequence GTGAAGATCACCATACAGGAACTTTCCAAGGCATTTGGCGGACGGGACATTCTCAGCAACTTCTCGCTGGAAGTGGATCCCGGTGTGCGGCTGTGCGTTTGCGGCCCCAACGGTACGGGTAAATCCACCTTGCTGCGCCTCCTGGCCGGGGTGGAAAGCCCTGACGGCGGGCGGGTGATTCTGCCGCGTGGCTGCCGTCTGGGTTTTGTGGAGCAGGAACTTTCAGAGGAATCCCTCGAAACGCCGCTGCTGGCCTATGTGCTGGACGTGCTGCACGACTGGAGCGACTTTTGGGCCGAATGGGAAGAAGCCGCCGCCAGCAAGGACGAGTCGCGCCTGACCTCCCTGATGCACCGTCAGAGCGAGCTTGAGGCGCTCTACGGCTACAATCCCGAGCATCGGGCCAAGGCCGTGCTTTCCGGTCTGGGATTTGCCGAAAACAAGTGGAACCGAACCCTGCGCGAACTCTCCGGCGGCTGGCGCGAGCGCGCCAAGCTGGCCCGTGTGCTTACCGCCGGTGCTGACGTGCTGCTGCTCGACGAACCCACCAACCATCTCGACGTAGAAGCCGTGGAATGGCTGGAATCCTTCCTTATGGACTTCAGCGGCGCGCTGGTATTTGTAGCCCATGACCGTGTGTTCATGGACAATGTCGGCACCCATGTTCTCTACCTCGGGCTGTCCAAGCCCGTGTTCCGCAAGGCCACCTACACGCAGTTTCTGACCCTTCAGGACGAATACAACGCCCAGCGTGAGCGTGAAGCCCGTGCCCTCAAGGATGACCTTGACCGCAAGATGGCCTTTGTGGAGCGTTTTCGCGCCAAGGCCACCAAGGCCCGTCAGGCGGGTTCCCGGATGAAGATGGCTAAAAAGCTTGAAAAAGAGCTGGAAGACTACAGGCCGGAACCCAAGCGCAAGGAACTGAATTTTAGCTGGCCTGAAGCTCCGCATTCAGAAAAGATCGTTCTGTCTGCTGCGGATCTGGAATTTCATTTTGGCGACGGCAAAACCATGTGGCCGCCTCTGACTCTGACCCTGTTCCGTGGGCAGCGGGTGGCGCTGGTGGGGCACAACGGCTGCGGCAAGTCCACCCTGCTCAAGCTGCTGGCCGGTACGCTGGAACGCTGCGGCGGCAATGTGGTTACGGCATCGCAGATGCGCATGGGCTACTATACCCAGCATCAGATGGACACCTTGCGGGGCGATACCACGGTGCTTGGCGAAATCCGCCGTCTTTCAGACCCGCGCACCACGGAAGAAGAGCTGATGAGTGTTCTCGGGCTCTTTATGCTGGGGCAGGACTATTTTGAACGGCAGGTGAGCGCCCTTTCGGGTGGCGAAAAAAGCCGCCTTGTGCTGGCAACGCTCTTTTTGAAGCGCTGCAACTTTCTGTTGCTGGACGAACCCACCAACCATCTTGACCTTGAAAGCCGCGAAGCCCTGGTGAGCGCGCTACAGAAGTTTAACGGCACCCTGCTCATGGTGGCGCATGACCGCTGGCTGCTTTCGCAGGTCGGGGCTGAAGCGTGGGAACTCAATGAAAACGGGCTGACCGTATTCCCCGACTTTGCCTCGTATGACGAGAACCGCCGCGCCCGCCAGAACGGTTTGGGCGAAAGCCCCCAGAGTGCCGCCAATGCATCGGGCAACAGCGCCCGGCAGCCGGACGCGCCCGCCGCGCTGCCACTGTCGCGTGATGAACAGAAGCGCATCAAGCGCGAACAGGCCGACAGGCGCAATGCCCTGCACAAGGAGCTGAAGCCCCTGCAAAGCCGTTACGAAGCGCTGGAAACAGAGCTTGCCTCGGTGCTTGACCAGCAGGCCCTTGTGGAAGGCCAACTGGCCGACCCGGATGTGTACGCCGACCACGCCCGTTCCAGCGATCTGCTCAAGACATTTGAATCATGCAAACAGCGTAGTGAAGCCATTTTTGAAGAAATGACCACACTTGAAGAAGGCATGACGGCTGTGCGGGAAAAGTGGAACGTGGAGCAGGATTGA